From Choristoneura fumiferana chromosome 7, NRCan_CFum_1, whole genome shotgun sequence, the proteins below share one genomic window:
- the LOC141429575 gene encoding uncharacterized protein, producing the protein MTRKFLFCFPLRLGNMVFGYIILIITLAVMAYSLYQLGMEINSPEKFDTTSRFKNWEKLEELFGEKTETLASVVTMVYYLSYAIVAFLMFLFSALFTCGAYSVNNCLVSSFFLYSFFHMFLTIFLIVWEATSGGWIQLGLIVASDVILIVCLFSVKYLMEAIRTGNIYSRPGEVYYKY; encoded by the exons ATGACAAGAAAATTTCTCTTCTGTTTCCCACTGCGGTTGGGAAACATGGTCTTCgggtatattatatta ATAATTACATTAGCAGTGATGGCGTACAGTCTCTACCAGCTCGGTATGGAAATCAATTCACCCGAAAAATTTGATACCACGAGCAGGTTTAAGAACTGGGAGAAACTAGAGGAACTATTCGGAGAGAAGACAGAAACTCTGGCATCAGTAGTCACTATGGTGTATTACTTATCGTATGCTATTGTTGCTTTTCTAATGTTTCTGTTTTCTGCATTGTTTACGTGTGGAGCTTACTCG GTGAACAACTGTCTAGTGTCGTCTTTCTTCTTGTACAGTTTCTTCCACATGTTCCTCACGATTTTCCTTATCGTGTGGGAAGCCACATCTGGGGGCTGGATCCAGCTCGGGCTGATTGTGGCTTCAGATG tgATCCTGATTGTTTGTCTCTTCAGTGTCAAGTATCTCATGGAAGCAATCCGAACAGGGAACATCTACAGTAGACCAGGGGaagtatattataagtattaa
- the LOC141429574 gene encoding uncharacterized protein, with protein MYIYYQKYISTRPPPPALSPRAPACAPSRDSKVNSMKMTVRIIVFCGLALALANSKDPARIGKQAEIKNQLDVVGKEPITVMETDGRHWQEYSRDFQDQKDDVELKNTMTDIIHDTDGNPRCFGPSCQEGFTDGDWPHKDFDEHYPDNVEKLKDYPEFSKDRLQAISALAAKLKKEKYKSDHYVPLDQSQSDEDDNGKVFTSWNRLKVKQHKHPYDDKEGWVTLEPVAWSTSKISKWKPNVKKQKPYQWNDDSEKPDYDDRYSSYQGIDSYPQQNHQKRPNFNRPTFINNKLHMSSSSSEYDSEMPSKPTWNKPQQGPYSYPTSWSPDEGRRPHKPNCESEEHFPNNSGAADDTVFYGISDSVITDHRPTKFPFEYEALHQAPHQKRPIRRPTQVIYAGTPELDSDRASRPPYGDGQWVLLSTTKGYRNKKWQRSLNPTADDRSDGTTMTSHQAVALTVLPIDNAHTNMTTSHGGLLEVEKTFQTVEESKRDMDKKYDLAYASSQQKPAVNRAMKRRIVSNVSPDSSTVLAAVGAGMLPATMAMVVPMMLGRRRRRDLNTTPKDLNFNNFIHKYQ; from the coding sequence ATGTACATCTACTATCAGAAGTATATCAGCACGCGGCCACCACCGCCGGCGCTCAGTCCTCGCGCGCCCGCCTGCGCGCCGTCTCGCGATTCGAAAGTGAATTCAATGAAAATGACAGTGAGAATAATTGTATTTTGCGGGTTGGCCCTTGCTTTGGCTAATTCAAAAGATCCGGCACGAATCGGAAAACAGGCCGAGATAAAAAACCAGTTAGATGTAGTAGGCAAAGAACCGATCACTGTTATGGAAACAGATGGACGACACTGGCAAGAATATTCCAGGGATTTCCAAGATCAAAAGGACGATGTTGAATTGAAAAATACTATGACTGATATTATTCATGATACAGATGGAAATCCACGGTGCTTCGGACCATCTTGCCAGGAAGGGTTCACTGACGGTGACTGGCCTCATAAGGATTTTGATGAGCATTACCCAGATAATGTCGAAAAACTTAAAGATTATCCCGAATTTTCCAAGGATCGACTTCAAGCAATAAGTGCGCTGGCAGCTAAACTCAAGAAAGAAAAGTACAAATCGGATCACTACGTGCCGTTAGACCAGAGTCAATCTGATGAAGATGACAACGGAAAAGTGTTCACTTCATGGAATAGGCTTAAAGTAAAGCAACATAAGCATCCCTATGATGACAAGGAAGGCTGGGTTACATTAGAACCTGTAGCGTGGTCAACGAGCAAAATTTCCAAGTGGAAGCCAAATGTAAAGAAACAAAAGCCTTATCAGTGGAATGATGACAGTGAAAAGCCAGATTATGATGACAGGTACTCTTCTTATCAAGGAATAGATAGTTACCCTCAGCAAAATCACCAAAAAAGACCGAACTTTAATCGTCCCAccttcataaataataaattacacatgtcatcatcatcgtcagagTATGATTCAGAAATGCCATCTAAACCCACATGGAATAAACCGCAACAGGGCCCATACAGCTACCCAACTTCCTGGTCTCCTGACGAAGGACGACGGCCGCACAAACCTAACTGCGAATCTGAGGAGCACTTCCCTAATAACAGTGGTGCTGCTGATGATACAGTTTTCTATGGTATATCAGATTCTGTAATAACAGATCATCGACCAACTAAATTTCCTTTTGAATACGAAGCTCTTCATCAAGCTCCGCACCAAAAGAGACCAATTAGAAGACCGACTCAAGTGATTTATGCGGGTACCCCTGAATTGGATAGTGATCGTGCTTCAAGACCTCCATACGGCGATGGACAATGGGTGTTGTTATCCACTACAAAAGGCTACCGAAATAAGAAATGGCAGCGATCTCTAAACCCTACGGCTGATGATCGTTCTGATGGAACTACGATGACGTCTCACCAAGCAGTAGCATTGACAGTATTGCCTATAGATAACGCTCATACGAATATGACAACGTCACATGGGGGTTTATTAGAGGTGGAGAAGACTTTTCAAACAGTAGAAGAATCAAAGCGGGATATGGATAAGAAGTATGATTTGGCATATGCTTCTAGTCAGCAAAAGCCAGCTGTTAATCGGGCAATGAAAAGGAGAATAGTGTCTAATGTTTCGCCAGACAGCTCTACTGTGCTTGCAGCTGTCGGCGCTGGCATGTTACCTGCGACTATGGCCATGGTTGTACCCATGATGCTGGGCAGAAGACGAAGAAGAGACCTCAACACAACACCGAaggatttgaattttaataactttattcaTAAATATCAGTAG